Proteins from a single region of Labedella gwakjiensis:
- the argF gene encoding ornithine carbamoyltransferase, with translation MTRHFLRDDDLTQAEQGEILDLAIELKKDRFSHKPLAGPQTVAVIFDKSSTRTRVSFAVGIADLGGVPLIISTASSQLGGKETAADTARVLERQVAAIVWRTYAQAGLEEMALGTTVPVINALSDDFHPCQLLADLLTIREHKGALQGLVLTFIGDGASNMAQSYLLAGATAGMHVRVASPEGFAPNDRVVADADARATETGGSVTLYTDPNEAVAGSDVVVTDTWVSMGKEEEKAKRLTSLAAYRVDSELMALAKPDAVFMHCLPADRGFEVTEDVIDGPQSIIWDEAENRLHAQKALMLWLLERA, from the coding sequence GTGACCCGCCACTTCCTCCGTGACGACGACCTGACGCAGGCCGAGCAGGGCGAGATCCTCGACCTCGCGATCGAGCTCAAGAAGGACCGCTTCTCGCACAAGCCGCTCGCCGGCCCGCAGACGGTCGCCGTGATCTTCGACAAGTCGTCGACGCGCACCCGCGTCTCCTTCGCCGTCGGCATCGCCGATCTCGGGGGAGTGCCGCTCATCATCTCCACCGCGAGCAGCCAGCTCGGCGGCAAGGAGACGGCCGCCGACACGGCTCGCGTGCTCGAGCGCCAGGTGGCCGCGATCGTGTGGCGCACCTACGCCCAGGCCGGTCTCGAGGAGATGGCGCTCGGCACGACGGTGCCCGTCATCAACGCGCTCTCCGACGACTTCCACCCGTGCCAGCTGCTCGCCGACCTGCTCACCATCCGCGAGCACAAGGGCGCCCTCCAGGGGCTCGTGCTCACGTTCATCGGCGACGGCGCGAGCAACATGGCGCAGTCGTACCTCCTCGCGGGAGCGACCGCCGGTATGCACGTGCGGGTCGCGTCGCCCGAGGGCTTCGCCCCCAACGACCGGGTCGTGGCCGACGCCGATGCGCGTGCGACGGAGACCGGCGGATCCGTGACGCTCTACACCGACCCGAACGAGGCCGTCGCCGGCTCCGACGTGGTCGTGACCGACACGTGGGTCTCGATGGGGAAGGAGGAGGAGAAGGCCAAGCGCCTCACCTCACTCGCCGCCTACCGCGTGGACTCCGAGCTCATGGCGCTCGCGAAGCCCGATGCCGTCTTCATGCACTGCCTCCCGGCAGATCGCGGCTTCGAGGTGACGGAGGACGTCATCGACGGTCCGCAGAGCATCATCTGGGACGAGGCGGAGAACCGCCTCCACGCCCAGAAGGCCCTCATGCTCTGGCTGCTCGAACGCGCCTGA
- the argH gene encoding argininosuccinate lyase, whose translation MAENRAAEAGALWGGRFASGPSPELARLSKSTHFDFALAPYDIAGSRAHARGLASAGYLSAVELETMLEALTRLEAAVESGEFTADEDDEDVHSALERGLMTFAGTELGGKLRAGRSRNDQIATLVRLYLLDHGRAIARELIRLVDAIAAQVEDHATAVMPGRTHLQHAQPVLLSHHLLAHAWPIVRDLERLRDWTHRASASPYGAGALAGSSLGLDPQLIATELGLDRPTENSIDATSARDVVAEFAFITAMIGIDLSRFAEEIIVWNTREFGFVTLDDGYSTGSSIMPQKKNPDIAELARGKSGRLIGNLTGLLATLKGLPLAYNRDLQEDKEPVFDSVETLEVLLPAFTGMVATLRFDTDRMAELAPQGFSLATDVAEWLVRGGVAFRDAHEISGALVRFCEERGLDLDEPSDEEYEAISSHLTPDVRKVLTVPGSIASRNGAGGTAPTRVAEQRALLTERVAALAVALGISSAR comes from the coding sequence ATGGCCGAGAACCGCGCAGCAGAGGCCGGAGCCCTCTGGGGCGGGCGTTTCGCGAGCGGCCCGTCGCCGGAGCTCGCCCGCTTGAGCAAGTCCACGCACTTCGACTTCGCGCTCGCCCCCTACGACATCGCGGGATCGCGGGCGCACGCCCGCGGCCTCGCGTCCGCCGGCTACCTCTCCGCCGTGGAACTCGAGACGATGCTCGAAGCCCTCACCCGCCTTGAGGCGGCCGTGGAATCCGGCGAGTTCACCGCGGACGAGGACGACGAAGACGTGCACTCGGCGCTCGAGCGCGGCCTCATGACCTTCGCGGGCACCGAGCTGGGCGGCAAGCTGCGCGCCGGCCGCAGCCGCAACGACCAGATCGCGACGCTTGTCCGCCTCTACCTGCTCGACCACGGTCGCGCCATCGCGCGGGAGCTCATCCGCCTCGTCGACGCCATCGCGGCGCAGGTGGAGGACCACGCCACGGCCGTGATGCCGGGGCGCACCCACCTCCAGCACGCGCAGCCCGTGCTGCTGTCGCACCACCTGCTCGCTCACGCCTGGCCGATCGTCCGCGACCTCGAGCGGCTCCGCGACTGGACGCACCGCGCCTCCGCCTCGCCCTACGGGGCCGGCGCGCTCGCCGGCAGCTCGCTCGGCCTCGACCCCCAGCTCATCGCCACCGAGCTCGGCCTCGACCGCCCGACCGAGAATTCGATCGACGCCACGTCCGCGCGCGACGTCGTCGCCGAATTCGCGTTCATCACGGCGATGATCGGCATCGACCTCTCCCGGTTCGCCGAGGAGATCATCGTGTGGAACACGCGCGAATTCGGTTTCGTCACCCTCGACGACGGGTACTCGACCGGGTCGAGCATCATGCCGCAGAAGAAGAACCCTGACATCGCCGAGCTCGCGCGCGGCAAGTCCGGTCGCCTCATCGGCAACCTCACCGGACTCCTCGCGACGCTCAAGGGACTGCCGCTCGCCTACAACCGCGACCTGCAGGAGGACAAGGAGCCGGTCTTCGACTCCGTCGAGACCCTCGAGGTGCTCCTGCCCGCCTTCACGGGGATGGTCGCGACGCTGCGCTTCGACACCGACCGCATGGCCGAGCTCGCGCCGCAGGGCTTCTCGCTCGCGACCGACGTGGCCGAGTGGCTCGTGCGCGGCGGCGTCGCCTTCCGCGACGCCCACGAGATCTCCGGAGCGCTCGTGCGTTTCTGCGAGGAGCGCGGCCTCGACCTCGACGAGCCGAGCGACGAGGAGTACGAGGCCATCTCGTCGCACCTCACGCCCGACGTCCGCAAGGTGCTCACCGTGCCGGGGTCGATCGCGTCCCGCAACGGGGCCGGCGGCACCGCGCCGACGCGCGTCGCCGAGCAGCGCGCGCTCCTCACGGAACGCGTCGCCGCGCTCGCGGTGGCGCTGGGGATCAGCTCGGCGCGATGA
- a CDS encoding DNA-3-methyladenine glycosylase — protein MTDLERVLARPAVEAAPLLLGAVLRRSSADGTVAVRITEVEAYLGVGEDPGSHAFRRQSPRNSTMFGPPGRLYAYFTYGMHVCANVVCSPEGTASAVLLRAGEVVEGVELARVRRPAARLDRELARGPARLASALGIPLAEDGAALDQEPYELVLGGPAPDVASGPRTGVSGPGGGESFPWRFWLRDEPSVSPYRRHPKA, from the coding sequence ATGACCGACCTGGAGCGGGTCCTCGCTCGCCCGGCGGTCGAGGCTGCCCCGCTCCTGCTCGGTGCTGTCCTGCGGCGATCGAGCGCGGACGGGACCGTCGCGGTGCGCATCACCGAGGTGGAGGCGTACCTCGGTGTGGGCGAGGACCCCGGTTCGCATGCGTTCCGGCGGCAGTCGCCGCGGAATTCGACGATGTTCGGTCCACCCGGGCGGCTGTACGCCTACTTCACGTACGGCATGCACGTGTGCGCGAACGTCGTGTGCTCTCCGGAGGGGACGGCATCGGCCGTGCTCCTGCGCGCCGGGGAGGTCGTGGAGGGCGTCGAACTCGCGCGGGTGCGCCGACCGGCCGCCCGCCTGGACCGTGAGCTCGCGCGCGGACCGGCCCGGCTCGCCTCGGCGTTGGGCATCCCGCTCGCTGAGGATGGCGCGGCACTCGATCAGGAACCGTACGAGTTGGTGCTCGGGGGGCCGGCGCCCGACGTCGCGAGCGGCCCGCGCACGGGCGTGAGCGGACCGGGCGGCGGCGAGTCCTTCCCGTGGCGGTTCTGGTTGCGGGACGAGCCCTCCGTCTCGCCGTACCGTCGGCACCCGAAGGCTTGA
- a CDS encoding VOC family protein has protein sequence MAHVEHFEIPADDVVRATAFYESVFGWKTEKWDEDNVMISPTDEGIGGDIHKREALAHPTVVVTVDRIEDTIAAIEANGGRVVGEIQPLGETSRWVYVEDCEGNTIGLYDDSAPAS, from the coding sequence ATGGCACACGTCGAACATTTCGAGATCCCCGCGGACGACGTCGTCCGCGCCACCGCGTTCTACGAGTCGGTCTTCGGGTGGAAGACCGAGAAGTGGGACGAGGACAACGTGATGATCTCTCCGACCGATGAGGGAATCGGCGGAGACATCCACAAGCGCGAGGCCCTCGCGCACCCCACCGTCGTCGTCACCGTCGACCGGATCGAAGACACGATCGCCGCGATCGAGGCGAACGGTGGCCGCGTCGTCGGCGAGATCCAGCCGCTCGGTGAGACGAGTCGCTGGGTGTACGTGGAGGACTGCGAGGGGAACACCATCGGTCTCTACGACGACTCGGCTCCTGCTTCCTGA
- a CDS encoding DNA-binding protein: protein MFVITADQVDSRSRDDAVAEALARIEKTAHGELLLPAERTAGDEIQALTDRADTAYRLVLELTRDGRWSVGLGVGPVRLPLGDSTRSSTGEAFFAARAAIDAAKRTPSRFALRQEPATDEEPTESGIRATDVEALVAVVLALREKRTDKGWEVHDLLATGATQSRAASALGITQGAVSMRARTGSSREELAASEALVRLLGMLDDTTAKG from the coding sequence GTGTTCGTCATCACCGCAGACCAGGTCGACAGCCGATCGCGCGACGACGCCGTCGCCGAGGCGCTCGCGCGCATCGAGAAGACTGCGCACGGCGAGCTGCTCCTCCCCGCCGAGCGCACGGCCGGCGACGAGATCCAGGCCCTCACCGATCGCGCCGACACGGCATACCGGCTCGTGCTCGAGCTCACGCGCGACGGCCGGTGGAGCGTGGGCCTCGGCGTCGGCCCGGTCCGCCTCCCCCTCGGCGACTCCACGCGCTCGTCCACGGGCGAGGCGTTCTTCGCCGCCCGGGCCGCGATCGATGCGGCCAAGCGCACGCCGTCCCGCTTCGCCCTCCGGCAGGAGCCCGCCACGGACGAGGAGCCCACCGAGTCCGGCATCCGCGCGACGGACGTCGAGGCGCTCGTCGCCGTCGTCCTGGCCCTCCGCGAGAAGCGGACGGACAAGGGCTGGGAGGTCCACGACCTCCTGGCCACGGGCGCGACGCAGTCGCGGGCGGCGAGCGCCCTCGGCATCACGCAGGGGGCCGTGAGCATGCGGGCGCGCACAGGGTCGAGCCGCGAGGAGCTCGCGGCGTCGGAGGCTCTCGTTAGGCTGCTCGGGATGCTCGACGACACGACGGCGAAGGGATGA
- the tyrS gene encoding tyrosine--tRNA ligase has product MINPVLSTQQNDASFEDIWDELVWRGLVHVSTDESALKELLSGDRITYYCGFDPTAPSLHLGNLVQLLVMRRLQLAGHRPLGLVGGSTGLIGDPRPTAERTLNSRETVGEWVANLRAQVENYLSFEGDNAALMVNNLDWTAPLSAIDFLREIGKHFRVGTMLKKDAVSARLNSDEGISYTEFSYQILQGMDYLELYRAHGCVLQTGGSDQWGNLTSGIDLIRRVERAEAHAIGTPLITNSDGTKFGKSEGNAVWLNPEMTSPYAFYQFWVNTDDADVIARLKVFTFLGRDEIERLEKAVADEPFRREAQKRLALEVTSLVHGEAAAQAAIDASAALFGNGDLGSLDEATLRSALDEVPNTTAEPGTPILQLLVQTSLVQSLSEARRALGQGGVYVDNVKVADENAVFAPVLPGGVAVLRRGKRSLAGVFSA; this is encoded by the coding sequence GTGATCAATCCCGTTCTCTCCACCCAGCAGAATGACGCCTCGTTCGAGGACATCTGGGACGAACTCGTCTGGCGCGGCCTCGTGCACGTCTCCACCGACGAATCGGCCCTCAAAGAACTCCTCTCGGGAGACCGGATCACCTATTACTGCGGTTTCGACCCCACCGCTCCGAGCCTCCACCTGGGCAACCTCGTGCAGCTGCTCGTCATGCGGCGGCTCCAGCTGGCCGGGCACCGTCCGCTCGGTCTCGTCGGCGGGTCCACCGGACTCATCGGCGACCCGCGTCCCACGGCCGAGCGCACGCTCAACTCCCGCGAGACCGTGGGGGAGTGGGTGGCGAACCTGCGCGCCCAGGTGGAGAACTACCTGAGCTTCGAGGGCGACAACGCGGCCCTCATGGTGAACAACCTCGACTGGACGGCGCCCCTGTCGGCCATCGACTTCCTCCGCGAGATCGGCAAGCACTTCCGTGTGGGCACGATGCTCAAGAAGGACGCCGTGAGCGCGCGCCTCAACTCCGACGAGGGCATCAGCTACACCGAGTTCAGCTACCAGATCCTGCAGGGCATGGACTACCTCGAGCTGTACCGGGCGCACGGCTGCGTTCTGCAGACCGGCGGAAGCGACCAGTGGGGCAACCTCACGAGCGGCATCGACCTGATCCGTCGCGTGGAGCGCGCCGAGGCGCACGCCATCGGCACGCCGCTCATCACGAACTCCGACGGAACGAAGTTCGGAAAGAGCGAGGGCAACGCCGTGTGGCTGAACCCCGAGATGACCTCGCCCTACGCGTTCTACCAGTTCTGGGTGAACACGGACGACGCCGACGTGATCGCGCGCCTCAAGGTGTTCACGTTCCTCGGTCGCGACGAGATCGAGCGCCTCGAGAAGGCCGTGGCCGACGAGCCGTTCCGTCGCGAGGCGCAGAAGCGACTGGCGCTCGAGGTGACGTCGCTCGTGCACGGCGAGGCGGCGGCGCAGGCCGCGATCGACGCCTCCGCCGCGCTCTTCGGCAACGGCGACCTCGGCTCGCTCGACGAGGCGACGCTGCGTTCCGCTCTCGACGAGGTGCCGAACACCACGGCCGAGCCGGGGACGCCGATCCTGCAGCTGCTCGTGCAGACGAGCCTCGTGCAGAGCCTCAGCGAGGCGCGGCGTGCCCTCGGCCAGGGCGGCGTGTACGTGGACAACGTGAAGGTCGCCGACGAGAACGCGGTGTTCGCACCCGTCCTCCCAGGCGGCGTCGCGGTGCTCCGCCGGGGCAAGCGCTCCCTCGCCGGCGTCTTCTCCGCCTGA
- a CDS encoding alpha-amylase family protein, whose translation MKVTDTSDLWWKTAVVYNLDVETYLDWNDDGVGDFQGLAHRIDYLAELGVTCLWLAPFYPSPQKDNGYDITDYYGVDPRYGHLGDVVEVFRTAKDRGIRVIVDLVVNHTSDQHPWFKEALKGKDNPFRDYYRWRDEPPKNQAENAFPDTEDGTWFLDEKSGQYYRHSFYRHQPDLNTANPQVRDEIAKIIGFWFQLGVDGFRVDAVPYLLDDDTPDDPYDFLRTLRRYVGRRSGTGMLLGEVNLPHDEQYEFFGEADGDGLTMQFDFVTNQALYLALAREDARPLRDSLRSRPQLESSNQWGNFVRNHDELNLNQLSEEDRQFVFERFAPDESMRLHGRGIRRRLPPLIDGDPRRLEMVYSLIFSLPGAPVLYYGEEIGMGENLDLAGREAVRSPMQWSDEENGGFSSAPKRKLVTTVPEGGFSPEYVNVAQQRHVDSSLFTFVRGLVQTYRNSPEIGWGDFAIVDQPFDEVLAHTVRTETGHLFAVHNLGPEPHTVPVTIEDVVPGTRVVDLFHDHILLPDEKGRLDVPLDGYGHRWLRVVRPGDKRLT comes from the coding sequence ATGAAGGTGACCGACACGAGCGACCTGTGGTGGAAGACCGCTGTCGTCTACAACCTCGACGTCGAGACGTACCTCGACTGGAACGACGACGGCGTCGGCGACTTCCAGGGCCTCGCCCACCGTATCGACTACCTCGCGGAGCTCGGCGTCACGTGCCTGTGGCTCGCCCCGTTCTACCCGTCGCCGCAGAAGGACAACGGCTACGACATCACCGACTACTACGGCGTCGACCCCCGCTACGGGCACCTCGGCGACGTCGTGGAGGTGTTCCGCACCGCGAAGGACCGCGGCATCCGCGTGATCGTCGACCTCGTGGTCAACCACACGTCCGACCAGCACCCGTGGTTCAAGGAGGCGCTGAAGGGCAAGGACAACCCGTTCCGCGACTACTACCGCTGGCGCGACGAGCCCCCGAAGAACCAGGCGGAGAACGCGTTCCCCGACACGGAGGACGGCACGTGGTTCCTCGACGAGAAGTCGGGCCAGTACTACCGCCACTCCTTCTACCGGCACCAGCCCGACCTCAACACCGCCAACCCTCAGGTGCGCGACGAGATCGCGAAGATCATCGGCTTCTGGTTCCAGCTGGGTGTCGACGGCTTCCGCGTGGACGCCGTCCCGTATCTGCTCGACGACGACACCCCCGACGACCCGTACGACTTCCTGCGCACCCTGCGCCGGTACGTCGGCCGGCGCAGCGGCACGGGCATGCTGCTCGGCGAGGTGAACCTGCCGCACGACGAGCAGTACGAGTTCTTCGGCGAGGCCGACGGCGACGGACTCACGATGCAGTTCGACTTCGTGACGAACCAGGCGCTCTACCTCGCGCTCGCCCGCGAGGACGCGCGACCGCTGCGCGACTCACTCCGGTCGCGTCCGCAGCTCGAGTCGAGCAACCAGTGGGGCAACTTCGTGCGCAACCACGACGAGCTGAACCTCAACCAGCTGAGCGAGGAGGACCGGCAGTTCGTCTTCGAGCGGTTCGCGCCCGACGAGTCGATGCGGCTCCACGGCCGCGGCATCCGGCGGCGCCTCCCACCGCTCATCGACGGGGATCCGCGCCGACTCGAGATGGTCTACAGCCTGATCTTCTCGCTCCCCGGCGCCCCGGTGCTGTACTACGGCGAGGAGATCGGGATGGGTGAGAACCTCGACCTCGCCGGTCGCGAGGCCGTGCGCTCCCCCATGCAGTGGTCGGACGAGGAGAACGGCGGCTTCTCGTCGGCCCCGAAGCGGAAGCTCGTCACGACCGTGCCGGAGGGCGGGTTCTCACCCGAATACGTGAACGTCGCGCAGCAGCGGCACGTGGACTCCTCGCTGTTCACGTTCGTCCGCGGGCTCGTGCAGACGTACCGGAACTCGCCAGAGATCGGCTGGGGTGACTTCGCGATCGTCGATCAGCCGTTCGACGAGGTACTCGCGCACACGGTGCGCACGGAGACGGGCCACCTGTTCGCCGTGCACAACCTGGGTCCGGAGCCGCACACCGTCCCCGTGACGATCGAGGACGTGGTGCCCGGCACCCGCGTGGTCGACCTGTTCCACGACCACATCCTGCTGCCCGACGAGAAGGGTCGCCTCGACGTGCCGCTCGACGGCTACGGCCACCGCTGGCTGCGCGTCGTCCGCCCGGGCGACAAGCGCCTCACCTAG
- a CDS encoding TIGR03885 family FMN-dependent LLM class oxidoreductase gives MTTYGFHCSHEEIGPRALLDWAKKAEQAGFTAAMCSDHLAPWSHRQGESGFAWSWLGSALEGTDMSFGVVNAPGQRYHPVIIAQAIATLGQLYPGRFWAALGSGEAMNEHITGERWPSKPERNERLLECVTIIRALLNGEEVSHRGHVTVDRARVYSLPEVQPLLIGAAVTKETAGWVASWADGLATIAQPEEKLREVIGAYRDAGGTGEVTVQTHLSVASTREAALAEAFDQWASNIFSPPLCWDLETPEAFDEASRYVEPKDVEGSVFVTAEAPPLLDHVAMLERCGADRVYLHNVGTEHDYFLGLMANEVFPQLNTEVHA, from the coding sequence ATGACGACGTACGGATTCCACTGTTCGCATGAGGAGATCGGGCCGCGCGCCCTCCTCGACTGGGCCAAGAAGGCGGAGCAGGCGGGGTTCACCGCCGCGATGTGCTCCGACCACCTCGCCCCCTGGAGCCACCGGCAGGGGGAATCGGGCTTCGCCTGGTCGTGGCTCGGCTCCGCCCTCGAAGGCACCGACATGTCCTTCGGCGTGGTCAACGCGCCGGGCCAGCGCTACCACCCGGTGATCATCGCGCAGGCGATCGCCACCCTCGGCCAGCTCTACCCCGGCCGATTCTGGGCGGCGCTCGGCAGCGGCGAGGCGATGAACGAGCACATCACGGGCGAACGTTGGCCGTCGAAGCCGGAACGCAACGAGCGGCTGCTCGAGTGCGTCACGATCATCCGCGCGCTCCTGAACGGCGAGGAGGTCTCGCACCGCGGTCACGTCACCGTCGACCGGGCGCGCGTCTACTCGCTTCCCGAGGTCCAGCCGCTCCTCATCGGTGCCGCCGTCACGAAGGAGACCGCCGGCTGGGTCGCGTCGTGGGCCGACGGCCTCGCCACCATCGCCCAGCCGGAGGAGAAGCTGCGCGAGGTGATCGGTGCGTACCGCGATGCGGGCGGCACCGGAGAGGTCACCGTGCAGACGCACCTCAGCGTCGCATCGACGCGCGAGGCTGCCCTCGCCGAGGCCTTCGACCAGTGGGCGTCCAACATCTTCAGCCCGCCCCTCTGCTGGGACCTCGAGACACCCGAGGCGTTCGACGAGGCGTCCCGCTACGTGGAGCCGAAGGACGTGGAGGGCTCCGTGTTCGTCACGGCCGAGGCCCCGCCGCTGCTCGACCACGTCGCGATGCTCGAGCGTTGCGGCGCCGACCGCGTCTACCTGCACAACGTCGGCACCGAACACGACTACTTCCTCGGCCTCATGGCGAACGAGGTCTTCCCGCAGCTGAACACGGAGGTGCACGCATGA
- a CDS encoding NUDIX hydrolase, which translates to MNSGPADTPPRRGSPDSGDGWVEGPDGRRFWGLFGAAGLLAFDPNRGILLQHRAVWSHFGGTWGLPGGARHKGESALQGALREATEEAGVPHASVRARLSSVLDLGFWSYTTVLVDVLEQFDAEATDPESIELRWVPVAEVDTLPLHPGFDEAWPSLRDSLKRRAVVIVDAANVVGSRPDGWWKDRAGAAERLLASVSTLAREGVPAPAFDLPESWWWPEFVVVLEGDARQAAVEEAERVTVVSAPGSGDDEILEQVQRSFDGGAEHVIVVTADHELQRRVERMGAGFAGPRVLLELSGY; encoded by the coding sequence ATGAATTCCGGTCCTGCAGACACTCCGCCGCGGCGCGGTTCCCCCGACAGCGGCGACGGCTGGGTGGAGGGTCCCGACGGTCGACGGTTCTGGGGCCTCTTCGGTGCGGCCGGCCTGCTCGCCTTCGATCCGAACCGCGGCATCCTCCTGCAGCACCGCGCCGTGTGGTCGCACTTCGGCGGTACCTGGGGTCTCCCGGGCGGCGCCCGCCACAAGGGCGAGTCGGCGCTGCAGGGCGCACTCCGCGAGGCGACCGAGGAGGCCGGCGTGCCGCACGCCTCCGTGCGTGCCCGCCTGTCGAGTGTGCTCGACCTCGGGTTCTGGTCGTACACGACCGTTCTCGTCGACGTGCTCGAGCAGTTCGACGCCGAGGCGACCGACCCGGAGAGCATCGAGCTGCGCTGGGTGCCCGTCGCCGAGGTCGACACGCTGCCCCTCCACCCCGGTTTCGACGAGGCGTGGCCCTCGCTGCGCGATTCGCTCAAACGCCGCGCCGTGGTGATCGTCGACGCTGCCAACGTGGTGGGCTCGCGTCCCGACGGCTGGTGGAAGGACCGCGCCGGAGCGGCCGAGCGTCTGCTGGCGTCTGTGTCGACGCTCGCGCGCGAGGGTGTTCCCGCTCCCGCCTTCGACCTGCCCGAGTCGTGGTGGTGGCCGGAGTTCGTCGTCGTGCTCGAGGGCGATGCGCGGCAGGCGGCCGTCGAGGAGGCGGAGCGCGTCACCGTCGTGTCGGCTCCCGGCAGCGGTGACGACGAGATCCTCGAGCAGGTGCAGCGTTCGTTCGACGGGGGAGCGGAGCACGTGATCGTGGTCACGGCCGACCACGAGTTGCAGCGCCGCGTGGAGCGGATGGGCGCCGGTTTCGCGGGCCCGCGTGTGCTGCTGGAGCTCAGCGGGTACTGA